The Esox lucius isolate fEsoLuc1 chromosome 5, fEsoLuc1.pri, whole genome shotgun sequence genome includes a region encoding these proteins:
- the rpp30 gene encoding ribonuclease P protein subunit p30 → MNAPSTHGNVDRNMAMFMDLNVSYTTDKKRLQGLIEKAAHLGYSIVAINYVVDMQQKKQEIDKPKCVSELFDTFPIVQGKSRPIKVLNRLTIVATDPSHFRPTAVYKAYDLVAVFPKTEKLFHAACMTFDVDIICVAVSEKLPFYFKRSPVNGAIERGVFFELSYTPAIRDSTMRRYTIANAVSLMETCKGKNVIVTSGAERPLELRGPYDIANLGLLFGLSEQDGKAAVSTNCRAVHLHGETRKTALGIIHTMKKDQPLSEGQREVDDPPSKRPKIELS, encoded by the exons ATGAACGCACCTTCAACACATGGAAACGTTGATAGAAACATGGCTATGTTCATGGATTTGAATGTTAGCTACACAACCGACAAGAAACGACTTCAGGGTCTAATTGAAAAAGCAGCTCACC TTGGATACTCCATAGTTGCCATCAACTATGTTGTTGATATGCAACAAAAGAAACAG GAAATTGACAAACCAAAATGTGTCTCGGAGTTATTTGATACATTTCCCATAGTGCAG GGTAAATCTAGACCAATCAAGGTGTTAAATCGACTCACCATAGTGGCCACAGACCCATCACACTTT agaccaactgctgtataCAAAGCCTATGACTTAGTGGCTGTCTTTCCTAAAACTGAGAAGTTGTTTCAT GCAGCCTGTATGACTTTTGACGTTGACATCATTTGTGTAGCAGTGTCAGAGAAACTACCCTTCTATTTCAAAAGATCTCCAGTAAATGGG GCAATTGAAAGAGGGGTGTTCTTTGAGTTAAGTTACACACCTGCTATTCGAGACTCCACCATGAGAAGATACACCATCGCCAATGCTGTCAGTCTCATGGAGACGTGTAAAGGAAAG aATGTAATTGTGACCAGTGGGGCAGAAAGG CCGCTGGAGTTGAGAGGACCCTATGACATTGCCAACTT AGGCCTACTTTTTGGCCTGTCAGAACAAGACGGCAAAGCTGCAGTCTCCACCAACTGTCGAGCTGTCCACTTACATGGAG AAACCAGAAAGACGGCCTTGGGTATCATACACACTATGAAGAAAGACCAGCCGTTGtctgagggacagagggaggtggatgATCCTCCTTCAAAGAGGCCTAAGATTGAGTTGTCATAG